gcctgctcagactgtgggaagggattcacttgctcatctaaactgaaggtacatcagcgagttcacactggggagaggccattcacctgctcagactgtgggaagggattcacttgctcatccacactaaaggcacaccagcgagtacacacaggggtgtggccgttcacctgctcagaatgtgggaagggattcagtcagtcatctgatctacaaaaacaccagcgagttcacactggggagaggccgttcatctgctcagactgtgggaagggattcagtcattcatccaccctacacagtcaccaacgagttcacactggggagaggccattcacctgctcagattgtgggaaaggattcagtcattcatccaccttacagagacaccagcgagttcacactggggaaaagccattcacctgctcagaatgtgggaggggattcactcagtcatctgatctacaaaaccaccagcgagttcacactggggagcggccattcacctgctcagtctgtgggaagggattcacacagtcgtCCAAActattggcacaccagtcagttcacactggggagcggccgttcacctgctcagactgtgggaagggattcacgctGTCATCTAatctactgagacaccagcgagttcacactgggtagaggccg
This DNA window, taken from Hypanus sabinus isolate sHypSab1 unplaced genomic scaffold, sHypSab1.hap1 scaffold_2007, whole genome shotgun sequence, encodes the following:
- the LOC132387592 gene encoding zinc finger protein 239-like — encoded protein: MAHQRVHTGQRLFACSDCGKGFTCSSKLKVHQRVHTGERPFTCSDCGKGFTCSSTLKAHQRVHTGVWPFTCSECGKGFSQSSDLQKHQRVHTGERPFICSDCGKGFSHSSTLHSHQRVHTGERPFTCSDCGKGFSHSSTLQRHQRVHTGEKPFTCSECGRGFTQSSDLQNHQRVHTGERPFTCSVCGKGFTQSSKLLAHQSVHTGERPFTCSDCGKGFTLSSNLLRHQRVHTG